Proteins encoded within one genomic window of Aquamicrobium lusatiense:
- the fliP gene encoding flagellar type III secretion system pore protein FliP (The bacterial flagellar biogenesis protein FliP forms a type III secretion system (T3SS)-type pore required for flagellar assembly.) gives MTGSALAQQIDLGGIGQMSGSTVGTIIQMFGLITVLSVAPGLLIMVTSFTRFIIAFSILRAGIGLQSTPANLILISLSLFMTFYVMAPTFDRAWNEGVQPLMDNRIEQAEAMGKIADPFRTFMLENVRDKDFDLFADLARERGQTVSREEVDLRILVPAFMISEIRRGFEIGFLIVLPFLVIDLIVATITMAMGMMMLPPTVVSLPFKLLFFVLIDGWNLLVGSLVRSFS, from the coding sequence ATGACCGGCAGCGCGCTGGCGCAGCAGATCGATCTCGGCGGCATCGGCCAGATGAGCGGCTCCACGGTCGGCACCATCATCCAGATGTTCGGCCTGATTACCGTGCTGTCGGTGGCGCCCGGCCTGCTCATCATGGTGACGAGCTTCACCCGCTTCATCATCGCTTTCTCGATCCTGCGCGCAGGCATCGGCCTGCAATCCACCCCCGCCAACCTGATCCTGATCTCGCTGTCGCTGTTCATGACCTTCTATGTCATGGCGCCCACCTTCGACCGCGCCTGGAACGAAGGTGTCCAGCCACTGATGGACAACCGGATCGAACAGGCCGAGGCGATGGGCAAGATCGCCGATCCGTTCCGAACCTTCATGCTGGAGAATGTGCGCGACAAGGATTTCGACCTGTTCGCCGACCTTGCCCGCGAGCGCGGACAGACCGTTTCGCGCGAAGAGGTCGATCTGCGCATTCTGGTGCCGGCCTTTATGATTTCCGAGATCAGGCGCGGCTTCGAGATCGGTTTCCTGATCGTGTTGCCCTTCCTCGTCATCGACCTGATCGTGGCCACCATCACTATGGCCATGGGCATGATGATGCTGCCGCCCACGGTGGTTTCCCTGCCGTTCAAGCTTCTGTTCTTCGTGCTGATCGATGGCTGGAACCTGCTTGTCGGCTCGCTGGTGCGATCGTTCAGCTGA
- a CDS encoding flagellin, with the protein MASIMTNSSALTALQSLNATNKALETTQSRISTGYRVATASDNAAYWSIATTMRSDNKANSVVQDSLGLGAGKIDTAYTAMNKAIEVVDKIKEKVLLAKTAGTEDRAKIQAEIATYQAQLKDNIGGANYAGSNLLKTDSAGTATQLNVITSYNRDDTGAVTTGTIDVDFSKTRLIDSNPTAADARTGTLDKDGTASTKSILNLSVSDLTGVTGYTAGDVSTESAAFDNMLTDIEKALSSMSTGAAELGAAKARIDLQSSFVSSLSDSIDKGVGQLVDADMNKESTRLQALQVQQQLGIQSLSIANGNSQQILSLFR; encoded by the coding sequence ATGGCCAGCATCATGACCAATTCCTCGGCTTTGACCGCGCTTCAGAGCCTGAACGCCACCAACAAGGCGCTCGAGACCACGCAGAGCCGCATTTCCACCGGCTACCGCGTCGCCACCGCTTCCGACAACGCCGCCTACTGGTCGATCGCCACCACCATGCGTTCGGACAACAAGGCCAATTCGGTCGTTCAGGACTCGCTCGGCCTCGGCGCCGGCAAGATCGACACCGCCTACACGGCCATGAACAAGGCCATCGAGGTGGTCGACAAGATCAAGGAAAAGGTCCTGCTGGCCAAGACAGCCGGCACGGAAGACCGCGCCAAGATCCAGGCCGAGATCGCCACCTACCAGGCACAGCTCAAGGACAATATCGGCGGCGCCAACTACGCCGGCTCCAACCTGCTGAAGACCGATTCCGCCGGCACTGCCACCCAGCTGAACGTCATCACCTCCTACAATCGCGATGACACCGGCGCCGTCACCACCGGCACGATCGACGTCGACTTCAGCAAAACCCGCCTGATCGACAGCAACCCGACCGCTGCCGATGCCCGCACCGGCACGCTCGACAAGGATGGAACGGCCTCGACCAAGAGCATCCTCAACCTGAGCGTTTCCGATCTGACCGGTGTCACAGGCTACACGGCCGGCGACGTCTCGACCGAGTCGGCAGCCTTCGACAACATGCTGACCGACATCGAAAAAGCTCTCAGCTCCATGTCGACCGGTGCTGCCGAACTCGGCGCCGCCAAGGCCCGCATCGACCTGCAGTCCTCCTTCGTGTCGAGCCTTTCCGACTCGATCGACAAGGGCGTTGGCCAGCTCGTCGATGCCGACATGAACAAGGAATCGACCCGTCTGCAGGCCCTTCAGGTCCAGCAGCAGCTCGGTATCCAGTCGCTGTCGATCGCCAACGGCAACTCGCAGCAGATCCTGTCGCTGTTCCGCTAA
- a CDS encoding flagellar basal body-associated FliL family protein, protein MAMADTAPAPTQKGPSIILQIAMLAGLTVAALGIGWGAGVYLKSQQPQAPQPPAAQTASQPAIATSGLKLITQDLPPITTNMAAPMDIWVRMDVSLLIEKELPTETAAIVHQDLLAFMRTLKMHQAEGPSGLQHLKADLRERAMLRTDGRVRDVLIRTLVFE, encoded by the coding sequence ATGGCGATGGCAGATACCGCACCCGCACCGACGCAGAAGGGTCCGTCGATCATCCTCCAGATCGCGATGCTGGCCGGTCTCACAGTCGCGGCGCTCGGCATCGGCTGGGGTGCGGGCGTCTATCTGAAGAGCCAGCAGCCACAGGCGCCGCAACCACCCGCCGCGCAGACGGCATCCCAGCCGGCTATCGCCACGTCCGGCCTGAAGCTGATCACGCAGGACCTGCCGCCGATCACCACCAACATGGCCGCCCCCATGGACATATGGGTGCGCATGGACGTTTCACTGCTGATCGAAAAGGAATTGCCGACAGAGACGGCCGCGATAGTCCATCAGGATCTTCTGGCCTTCATGCGCACCCTGAAGATGCATCAGGCGGAAGGCCCGAGCGGACTCCAGCACCTCAAGGCGGACCTGCGTGAGAGAGCCATGCTGCGCACCGACGGCAGGGTCCGCGACGTGCTGATCAGGACGCTCGTGTTCGAATGA
- a CDS encoding flagellin: MSSIMTNASAMTALQSLSATNKALEQTQARISTGYRVADASDNAAYWSIATTMRSDNQANSVVQDALGLGAGKVDTAYTAMNSAHTVVDKIKQKVLLAKASGVEERAKIQAEIDTYVAQLRDSIGGASYAGSNLLQTTGATGKVSIISAYNRDSGGAVSTTTIDIEFTNIRLIDSGVTPPAAGTGILDTTGTASGVSILNIDLNNLAGVTGADESTKFDNLLTDIESALGKMTNAAAELGAAKARIDMQKDFVSKLMDSIEKGVGQLVDADMNKESTRLQALQVQQQLGIQSLSIANTNSQNILALFKG, from the coding sequence GTGTCGAGCATCATGACGAATGCATCCGCAATGACGGCTTTGCAAAGCCTGAGCGCGACGAACAAGGCTCTCGAGCAGACACAAGCCCGTATATCGACGGGCTATCGCGTCGCCGACGCCAGCGACAACGCCGCCTACTGGTCGATCGCCACCACCATGCGCTCCGACAATCAGGCCAATTCCGTGGTTCAGGATGCACTGGGCCTCGGAGCCGGCAAGGTCGACACCGCCTATACAGCAATGAATTCCGCCCATACGGTTGTCGACAAGATCAAGCAGAAGGTGCTGCTCGCGAAGGCTTCGGGCGTCGAGGAGCGCGCCAAGATCCAGGCCGAGATCGACACCTACGTCGCCCAGCTGCGTGACAGCATCGGCGGCGCTTCCTATGCCGGCTCCAATCTTCTCCAGACGACCGGCGCCACCGGCAAGGTTTCGATCATCTCGGCCTATAACCGTGATTCCGGCGGTGCGGTCTCCACCACCACCATCGACATCGAATTCACCAATATCAGGCTGATCGATTCCGGCGTGACGCCACCCGCCGCGGGAACAGGCATCCTCGACACCACGGGCACCGCCTCCGGTGTGTCGATCCTCAACATCGACCTGAACAACCTTGCCGGCGTGACCGGTGCCGACGAATCCACCAAGTTCGACAATCTGCTCACCGACATCGAATCGGCTTTGGGCAAGATGACCAATGCGGCGGCAGAGCTTGGCGCTGCCAAAGCCCGCATCGACATGCAGAAGGATTTCGTGTCCAAGCTGATGGATTCCATCGAAAAGGGCGTCGGCCAGCTTGTCGATGCCGACATGAACAAGGAATCGACCCGCCTTCAGGCGCTTCAGGTTCAGCAGCAGCTCGGCATCCAGTCGCTCTCGATCGCCAACACCAATTCGCAGAACATCCTCGCCCTGTTCAAGGGCTGA